One Sander vitreus isolate 19-12246 chromosome 23, sanVit1, whole genome shotgun sequence DNA window includes the following coding sequences:
- the kics2 gene encoding KICSTOR subunit 2 yields the protein MTEVEELRPVPRERAILESFFTQLGMFSFDRAKDYVEKEKDNSKSTGAIWAALLAALAHLAAAEKAYHNMTFLGQKMGGQSFFSRKDSIRTIYTSLYNELRKVVTTGRHSQPGSASYLEDLLSHLSEQLCHFTQARMEMADLYEKMHSLGSQKSINLDELVTTLEAVLHKYSSKFHHPILGRVEEGFQTEVDVVTQLLRCQAQVSEWYFLPALLSLHAANSKLIAWGQLFQRQKETRKHLFGGQSQKAVQPPHLYTWLQRFQALLLAKFSFYFHEALSRQTAPADMRALTARTTADYHGKICSFIRKHDASNVSLVFDNRGSESFQGHGYHHPHSYREAPKGVEQFPAVVSLPTGERPLTHWPNVIMMMGDRAAELNTLDKVVHFYDDKVQSTYYLTRPEPHFTLVVIFDGRKSEKDLHIAAFLQEISGSLRNSKPFSTLKPGSKG from the exons ATGACGGAGGTGGAGGAGCTGCGACCCGTTCCCCGGGAGCGGGCCATACTGGAGAGCTTCTTCACGCAGCTTGGCATGTTTTCTTTCGACCGTGCTAAGGACTAcgtggagaaggagaaggacaACAGCAAGAGCACCGGGGCGATCTGGGCCGCGCTGCTGGCCGCTCTGGCTCACCTGGCCGCCGCGGAGAAGGCGTACCACAACATGACATTCCTCGGACAGAAAATGG gcggCCAGTCCTTCTTCAGCCGCAAGGACTCCATCCGAACCATCTACACCTCCCTCTACAACGAGCTCAGGAAAGTGGTGACGACGGGGCGCCACAGCCAGCCGGGCTCCGCTTCCTACCTGGAGGACCTGCTGTCGCACCTGTCGGAGCAGCTCTGCCACTTCACCCAGGCCCGCATGGAGATGGCCGACCTGTACGAGAAGATGCACTCACTGGGCAGCCAGAAAAGCATCAACTTAGACGAGCTGGTCACCACACTGGAAGCCGTCCTGCATAAATACAGCTCCAA GTTCCATCACCCCATCCTGGGCCGCGTGGAGGAGGGCTTCCAGACGGAGGTGGACGTGGTGACCCAGTTACTGCGCTGCCAGGCCCAGGTGTCCGAGTGGTATTTCCTGCCTGCTCTGCTCAGCCTGCACGCTGCCAACTCCAAGCTCATCGCCTGGGGTCAGCTTTTCCAGCGGCAGAAAGAGACCCGCAAGCATCTGTTTGGAGGTCAGTCCCAGAAGGCCGTGCAGCCGCCGCACCTGTACACGTGGCTGCAGCGCTTCCAGGCGCTGCTCCTCGCCAAGTTCAGCTTCTACTTCCACGAAGCCCTGAGCCGGCAGACGGCCCCGGCCGACATGAGAGCCCTGACCGCCCGCACCACGGCCGACTACCACGGGAAGATCTGCTCCTTCATCCGCAAACACGACGCCAGCAACGTGTCTCTGGTGTTCGACAACCGAGGCTCCGAAAGCTTCCAGGGCCACGGCTACCACCACCCGCACTCGTACCGAGAAGCACCGAAGGGCGTGGAGCAGTTCCCCGCCGTGGTGTCCCTGCCGACAGGGGAGCGGCCGCTCACACACTGGCCAAACGTCATCATGATGATGGGAGACCGCGCTGCTGAGCTCAACACTCTGGACAAGGTGGTGCACTTCTACGACGATAAAGTCCAGAGCACCTATTACCTGACGCGGCCCGAGCCTCACTTCACTCTGGTGGTTATCTTTGACGGCAGGAAGTCTGAGAAGGATCTGCACATCGCCGCCTTCCTGCAGGAGATCTCAGGCTCACTGCGAAACTCCAAACCCTTCAGCACCCTCAAACCTGGGTCAAAGGGCTGA
- the tmem19 gene encoding transmembrane protein 19 — translation MNSDSDVLMKDNIKMMTDMIVLCATLALSLFFWVLSLAISTYSGTLQPVSPWRWLFSILVPLVLTIRALKRGSLNYSGALGALLVGFVLTMANYSFFSSLLAFFITSSKLTRWGGAQKKKIDSEYKEGGQRNWIQVFCNGGVPTELALLYMIEVGPGEIPIDFSKQYSASWMCLSLLGALACSTGDTWASEVGPVLSQSQPRLITTWKEVPAGTNGGVTPVGLVASLLGGLVVGAAYYVTQLLLVGDLNLATPQWPIIVYGGVAGLLGSMLDSFLGAHMQYSGFDASIGKVVSYESATTRRICGKPILDNNAVNLFSSVIIALVLPGLAWGMWPR, via the exons ATGAACTCTGATAGTGATGTGCTGATGAAAGACAACATCAAGATGATGACTGATATGATTGTGCTGTGTGCCACTTTGGCACTCTCCCTCTTCTTCTGGGTCCTCTCCCTCGCCATCAGCACCTACTCCG GAACACTACAGCCTGTGTCACCATGGCGGTGGTTGTTCTCCATCTTGGTCCCCCTTGTGCTGACGATCAGAGCGCTGAAGAGAGGCAGTCTGAACTACTCAGGAGCCCTGGGAG CTCTCCTGGTAGGATTTGTGTTGACGATGGCCAACTACagcttcttctcctctctgctcgCCTTCTTCATCACCTCCTCCAAACTGACCCGCTGGGGAGGagcacagaagaagaaaatagaCTCAGAGTACAAAGAAG ggGGCCAGAGGAACTGGATTCAGGTCTTCTGTAATGGAGGAGTTCCCACAGAGCTGGCACTGCTCTATATGATAGAG GTGGGTCCAGGTGAGATCCCCATTGATTTCAGCAAACAGTACTCAGCCTCCTGGATGTGCCTCTCTCTACTGGGCGCGCTCGCATGCAGCACCGGGGACACCTGGGCGTCGGAGGTGGGGCCCGTCCTCAGCCAATCGCAGCCTAGACTCATCACCACCTGGAAGGAAGTCCCGGCAG GAACAAATGGAGGAGTCACACCCGTCGGATTGGTCGCCAGCTTACTTGGTGGACTTGTGGTGGGCGCGGCTTACTATGTAACACAGCTTCTATTGGTTGGCGATCTGAACCTGGCGACCCCCCAGTGGCCAATCATAGTGTATGGCGGTGTAGCTGGCCTGTTGGGATCGATGCTGGACTCTTTCCTGGGAGCTCACATGCAATACTCAG GCTTTGACGCGAGCATCGGGAAGGTGGTAAGTTATGAGTCTGCCACGACCCGGCGGATCTGTGGGAAACCAATCTTGGACAACAACGCAGTCAACCTGTTCTCCTCCGTCATCATCGCACTCGTCCTGCCAGGGCTGGCGTGGGGGATGTGGCCTCGATAG